A stretch of Triticum aestivum cultivar Chinese Spring chromosome 1D, IWGSC CS RefSeq v2.1, whole genome shotgun sequence DNA encodes these proteins:
- the LOC123180674 gene encoding methylmalonyl-CoA epimerase, mitochondrial — protein sequence MVNTTAAMVSGGGKGGVLPLASLNHISIVCRSVEESLDFYMNVLGFTPIRRPGSFDFDGAWLFNYGIGIHLLQSEHPESLPAKKEINPKDNHISFQCESMVAVERRLKELGIPYIQRCVEEGGIYVDQIFFHDPDGFMIEICNCDKLPVVPLAGQTFAMAACKRVASVKQQQLPMPVAQVAQATPAPAAAAASQCIPAPNPALQRVGGEEAAHISCA from the exons ATGGTGAGCGGCGGCGGCAAGGGCGGCGTGCTGCCGCTGGCGTCCCTGAACCACATCAGCATAGTGTGCAGGTCGGTGGAGGAGTCGCTCGACTTCTACATGAACGTCCTCGGGTTCACCCCCATCCGCCGCCCCGGCTCTTTCGACTTCGACGGCGCATG GCTGTTCAACTACGGGATCGGCATCCACCTGCTGCAGTCGGAGCATCCCGAGAGCTTACCGGCGAAGAAGGAGATCAACCCCAAGGATAACCACATCTCCTTCCAG TGCGAGAGCAtggtggcggtggagcggcggCTCAAGGAGCTGGGCATCCCGTACATCCAGCGGTGCGTGGAGGAGGGCGGCATCTACGTCGACCAGATCTTCTTCCACGACCCCGACGGCTTCATGATCGAGATCTGCAACTGCGACAAGCTCCCGGTCGTCCCGCTCGCCGGCCAGACCTTCGCCATGGCCGCCTGCAAGAGGGTCGCCTCCGTCAAGCAACAGCAGCTGCCCATGCCAGTCGCACAAGTAGCGCAAGCAACCCCCGCTCCGGCGGCGGCCGCGGCTTCGCAGTGCATTCCGGCGCCGAACCCGGCCTTGCAGcgcgtcggcggcgaggaggcggcgcatATCTCGTGCGCGTGA